In a genomic window of uncultured Sphaerochaeta sp.:
- a CDS encoding inositol monophosphatase yields MDEISVIEAVLKELAGYVVDRFADREHLVVSTKASPTDFLTEVDIAVQQKVLAHLTQAFPSDLFIAEESGLDTFKGSPPPRCWMIDPIDGTQNFLRGLFPEFGISIGFLSEGRTQAGGVLFPISGDLFLSERGSGSYRNRKRMQVSTISRMEQARVDIDFGALSYRKDFRHHAQAMLDVVGQVRSYGCSVMGFCQVADGQQDAYIPFGVKPWDVAAGMLLVEEAGGRVSSFKGEAVTPFISDRIGIVSNKELHQTCVDILGVLA; encoded by the coding sequence ATGGATGAGATTTCTGTCATCGAAGCAGTACTGAAAGAACTCGCTGGGTATGTGGTGGATCGGTTTGCAGATAGGGAGCACCTTGTTGTCTCAACCAAGGCAAGTCCCACCGATTTTCTGACTGAGGTGGACATCGCTGTCCAGCAGAAGGTCCTCGCACACTTAACCCAGGCTTTTCCCTCTGATCTTTTCATTGCAGAGGAGTCGGGGTTGGACACCTTCAAGGGATCTCCCCCCCCACGTTGCTGGATGATAGATCCGATCGATGGGACCCAGAATTTTCTTCGTGGTCTCTTCCCTGAATTTGGGATCAGCATTGGCTTTCTCTCCGAAGGAAGGACACAAGCCGGGGGAGTGCTCTTCCCCATTTCCGGTGATCTTTTTCTTTCAGAACGCGGTTCTGGCTCCTATCGCAACAGAAAGCGCATGCAGGTGTCCACCATAAGCCGAATGGAACAAGCTCGGGTGGATATTGATTTTGGGGCGCTCTCCTATCGCAAGGACTTCCGCCACCACGCCCAAGCCATGTTGGATGTCGTAGGGCAGGTACGCTCGTACGGTTGTTCTGTCATGGGGTTCTGTCAAGTGGCTGACGGCCAGCAGGATGCCTATATTCCCTTTGGGGTGAAGCCCTGGGATGTGGCAGCAGGCATGCTGCTGGTAGAGGAAGCAGGAGGGAGGGTATCCTCCTTCAAAGGAGAAGCGGTCACTCCCTTTATCTCCGACCGCATCGGCATCGTTTCCAACAAAGAGCTGCATCAGACGTGCGTAGATATTCTGGGAGTACTGGCCTAG